Within Lagopus muta isolate bLagMut1 chromosome 1, bLagMut1 primary, whole genome shotgun sequence, the genomic segment AAAATCCACAGATTGCTGGCCATCTCGCAAATGCACCATTGGTTATGCTGAGGTGGGAAGCAGACTGCAAAGCTGCCTTTGCTGTCCTAAGAGGCTCTGTCACCCAGGCTGAGCATGGGGATCCCAGCCCTGACAACTCAGTGGAGGGCAAAGAAAACCAGCACTCTCAGTTTTTCTCTGGTAACTTGTAAACAcctcaaatcatagaatcatagaatcttagaatcacagaatggcttgggttggaagggatctcaaggatcatcaagctccaactcccctacCATAGGCAGGGCCACCCACATCCGCATTTAAttccagagcaggctgcccagggccccatccagtctggccttgaacacctccagggatgggtaTTGAACACACATCTGGGCAGTCTGTTTCAAATGCCTCAAacctcacagcacagaggtgaggccaGTAAATATAGGCAAGGGATTATTCCCCGTGTGCAGAGTACTACTGGCAGTTTTGGCCTCCCTCATTGGAAGAAAAGTATTGATCAACCAGAGTGTGCCCAGTGGAGAGTGACCAAGATTGTCAGGGAACAGAGAGTGTGTTCAATTCTTAGCTTACAATATAAAAGATTTGTAGTGATGCTTTTACCTTGTTTCATgtgttctttgttctttaagGAAGCGTTTATTGAGTTAGTCAGATGAATCTGTATTACTTCAAACGCCTCCTTGTAGAGTACACAGTCAAAACTTTTCATCCCATAATGGCTCCTTGTGGCCAAACCAAACAGAGTCCCATGTCTCTTTCAGCAGTTTGCCATGCCTTTGGCTGACTGTGCTAGAAAACTCAGTAAATGAATGTTACAACATAACTTTTGTTATCTGAGTTTGAGAAAACATTGGAGTACAGCAGGTTGTGAAAGTGCTCTGTGATACTAGAGACATTTTCCACACTGTATGACTTCAGCAAAGAATATCCATTGAAAAGAGAGGTATCCAGGAAAGAAATGTACACTAACATTTGCCTGTCTTTGTTGTGCATTGTGAGTAgatcttctttttcattcttgctGCTACTGTAGATGGTTACGCTCTGCTCTGGAAATTGTCCCTTGACCTTATTTTTCACCCGGAGCTTTCTCAGTCCCCAGATGGTCAAGTATTCTGTTGGTAGAGGAGTAGTGCCACAGAAGGAGAGCTTCAAATCCCACACCATTGTGAAGTTGAGGAGCATCTCCAGCACAGAGGTGTCTGTGAACCAAATTGTCAGGTCGCTACTGTAGTCAGTTTTTTCCATGGTAGAAGGCAGCACGGTTCTGCAATTGCACAGCAGGTTTGCCAGGCTGTAGTCACAGTCACGGATATCCGCCAAGCAACTGCAGTTGCGAATATTGCTTTCCTTGGTGAAAATTAGTGTATGGTTCTTCTGACTTCCCATAAAACTGTCAGTAATGCATATGCTAAGGAAGCCAGCCAAAAAGAGAGCCAGCCAAAAACAGAAAGTAGAGAAGGCTGTTAGCTTCATTGGTACTGGTGCCAAAATGCCACGTGTCTTCTCCTTTTACACAGTGGATTTTATCGCTTGTCTTTAcctactgaaagaaaacaatttctttagTATACTGAAGATGCTTAACTGTTAACACTGCTTTGCTCTTCTCATTTATTATCAGAAGCACTGCTGGATGCAGCATGTATCCTTCAGACCCATACGGAGCCAACTTGTTTCCATAAAACTTGCTTTTTGTCCATATAAAGCTACATCATTTTCAACATTAACCTGTAAATTTTGAGATGCAAGGACCATCTCTCACCGTCTCTGCATGGCAACCAGTATAGGACAGATCCTGATTGCTCTGGCTCCCTTCATTTAGCCTGGTAAAACAAACTAGCACCTGCAGGAATGCCATGGAGCATTGAGCAATTTTTCATCCCAACCAAGGTCCACCTCAAGTGGTTGGGGCAGGACTGGTGAGACTTCTCAGCAACAAGCTCTTGGGTTTTCAGAGCAGCATTGGATCTTAGCAAATACATTTGGCATATTATTGAATGATGGTACAAGCAGAGGTGAAAAATGGTATTTCTcaacaaaaaattacaaaatgttaCAAAGTTTGATTTGTCTGTAACTGCTTTGAACTACCAAGGAACGGTAGACCCAAATTTTGACTAAAGGCAGCAGGTTCCAGTGAGGGCAACAGTAGGGCATGCAGTGGAATGAATTTTGGTCCTTAGAATGTGTGAAGATTGCTCCATGTCCAGAATGTGTGTCCAGCACTTCAGACGACATGGCAATGCAACTACAGTTATGGAAAACATACCAgataaataggaaaataatagtatttgcaataaaaatatgaattgttttgtttctaatatCCAGTCTCCCATCATTAGGCAATGAAGTCTTCTGCTAAAACTTAATGgtaatttaacagaaaataaaggggaaaattGCAATTTAGATTTGAATGCTTTAAGCTGCTGAAAATTCAACTGAGGTCATTCTTTTAATGATACTAcacaaaatacatacataattGCATTTTGACCGTATAATTTGTGTCCTACtttccacatttttcatttatagaGGATGTATCAACAGGAAATCATGATTTGGAAGTGGCCAGAACTTTGGCATCtataggaaaaagaagaaaaaggaacgtgcacatgtaggaaaaaaaatggcaataaGGAATAACAGACTTTGGGTTGGACATTACCAGCTGATCCTCTACGGAACTGAGATCTTTAGTTTGTGATAGacagctgcatgaaaaaaagcagcaactaaaaaatgattaaatttcTAAGTAGTAGTAGGTAAGTATAGGGAAAAAAGACAATATGGTTGATCTTCTGCATAAGTCTTTTGCTCACACTTGCCTGTTGTGTGCAGTTCAGATCCCACTACTTCAGAAAGGATGCCACATGCCTGGAGTTGGAGAAGAGCAACAAGGACAATGAGATATAGAAGGGTTTCCCTTTAAGTAGGGCGGAACTAGGTAAGATAGGACTCTAGCCAGGAAAAGAGGTGGCTGGTAAACTGCAACAGCACAAATAATGTGGGGATAGTGTGTAGAGATCAATTGTTCTTTGACTTTTCGAGACACTAAGAGTGAGACATCTCCCAGACACACTGAGGTGGCTACATGGCTAGGCAGATTTTTGGTCTGACAGATTATGGCCCTCTTGTGCATTCTTATATATTCTTATGTAGTGTAAACGTAAGCAAACTGACTCAAACATGATTTCATTCCGTATGTACTCCTTGAATGTAGCAcattgttttcttaaaagaagaatacagacattttaatgttgaaataaaatatttaacgCACATTCCTCAGACTTATTGCGGAACATACCAGAAATACCAATCCAACTGTTAGCTAACGTTTAACTTCAAAGGTCAGACACATCCAAGCTGTGACTGTTCTGATATCCTTATTGCCAGATGAATTTGATACCCAGCATCTAAGCCTCTAAGCACAGAAAGTGTTGAAAATCCTATTTACTAAACCTTCACACTGTGTTTGCTCAACTCTTCAGCTATGGCTCACAGTTAGGATAAAATAAATCGCAGACACTTTCATATGTCAATAAAATTATTGGGATTTATCTATTTCAGAGAAAGCATTTGCCAGGAGAAAACCTAGACAAAGTTAACAGTATGAGTGCAAATTAAGCAAACATAATTTTAACTGAagactgaagaaattaaaatgacaaTGCATTTTCACACTAGAAATGACCGAACTTGTTCATTAAGCAATTGCAGAGAGGTATGTGATAAACACACTTTGATTAAAACTCACAGTGGCTCTGTAGCCTAAGAGTAGTATGTGCTATAGgacttctgtgctgctgctggaagtttgttttaaactttaTAGTAGCGGAGTCTAGAGCTGTGCAAGGCTGCAAGATaacctccagcagcagaggtaACACTGTGGCTCCTTTTTTTAGTCTAACGCAGCAAAGAGGCAGTGTCCAAACTGACCGTGGTTTATTCAAACGAAGCAGCTTATGCATTGGCAGTACTGATTTAACAGCATCTCAAACAACCGTGTTTCCAATGAAGGGGAGGTGGGACACCATAACAAGCCCTTCACCCAACTGCACTGTTCCTTTTTTGAAGCTAGCTTTATACAGTCAGCTGACAATTAGACAGTGTTCTAAAATTATGTGCTGTAAATTGTAGTGTTTTTGTAATGTCTTTTATCAGTGGCTGGTCATCTGTTATAGCTGCCACCTCCAACAAATCCACACCTATCTTGGTGAATTGGATAACATaattcctgctttccttcttttcccatcCTTACATGGTCTCGTTTGGGAAATACAAttagaagtggaagaaaaataggCAAATAACACAGCAGGTAAACAGCTACCAAGTCGTATTACCCAAACTTGCCATCTGGAGTGGCAGATAGATAAGCACTTATTGTTTGAgaatgaagtgaaaaattaaatcagcatgtgagaaaaactgaagttaatAAAAAACTGCCTCAAGTATCACTTAGACTGCAAGGCCCCAGAGGTCCTTCTTTATGcctgttttttctcctaaacATTCACCCAGCTTCATTAAGCAGTGGCAGAGTATCATCACCCCATTAGAATTCCTGGTACTTGGTCCAGTTCTCTTCCAAACAGCTGACAATGTTTCTGCCTATTCCTCCAATCTGCCAATGTAACCTGCCTATTCCTGCATTAAAACAcctcaaaaatgttttgaagtgtAGATTTTGGCTGGAAGAGAGCTCAAAGCCCACACCgccccaacccctgccgtgggcagggctgccccccaccagctcagctgcccagggccccattcaacctggcctcaagtgcctccagggatggggcaccacagcttctctgggcagctgtgccagcgcctcaccacccgGAAGTGGTTTTCTGAATTCCACCTTCCTCTTAAACTCATCTAGAAAAGTATACAGTGCCCCTATCTCTGAGCACAGCCTCAGCCAAAGCATGTGGAAGGCACAGCAGTCTGTATGTTCAGTAATACaaagactggaagaaaatggaagaaaatgaggcCTGGCACATGCAGTACGTTCCCCATCCTGGGAAGGAAGTTCTTCTCCCAAGCTGGGGTCTTTGCTTAGTGGCAAACATAAGCCGTGATGGTTTTAGGAAAGTGTCGCATGCTGGAGATAGCAGCAACctgattctgaagaaaaatgtcatcaaATGATCTGAACTCAGCTGGTCATCTGTTCATTTTTGCCCTGAGCAGGGggtcttttaaatgaaaattggaTTAGACACAGatactggaagaaaacagttctggTGTGACTGCTTGAACTGTGAATACTGTTACTTGTATATCATCTTTCCAGCACCAAAACCCCATTTCGTAGCACATGATCCCCAAAAATTTCCTGGCACAAGTTTCCACTCCCACCTTTTTCTTTACAGGTTCGGATAGCTACAGGACATTTCCAACACCTGCTTAGTAATAATGTCATTTCAGGTTTCTCAATTTGCTTTGATCATTCCAGTAATTTataagtttattttattttatcttattttattgCTAATTGCAGATCCTGTGtatgaagaaaactgcaaaaaagcaataaaaagccTGTGACTGTTGTGTGAGAATGCTACTGTCTCAAGGAAAGTTAATCCTATTCAATGGGAGTCCCCAGCCTATACAATTAATTTCTTCATGGGGTGCTTTCTTCCATTCtctattcagaaaaaaaactaattaaaacCCTTCATTGATCACTTGTGTTAGCATGTGCCTGTGTGAAAGTGCTGTATTAAGCAAAGAGGAGCTTAAATCCATATAATCTTGTGCAGCTTGGGCAACGTACACAGAATGAATACCAAAACCACCCAATTTAGACCAAAATAACATGAAAGACTGGATAAAGCCCAAAGCATTTAGAAGGAGAGCAGTGAGGACTGCctctctgttttcctgtttgcatGCAGGTATGAGAGGGCCATGTAGAATACACTGCATTTCACAGCTCAGGTGGCACTGAGGAGGTGGgtagagcagcagcagtaagaGCTGACATCCTGCACACTTCTGGACTGCAGCATGAACCATGCTTGTTGCTCCTTACTTGAACATGGTTTCTTCTTGTACCTGTACAGCAAAAGCCTGAGCTGCTGTCACTGGGCTGAACAGCCATTGATGTCATGGAGGTGCTGTCACACGTAGGGGAACAAATTCCTTCCTAGCTGTGATAGAAATGCAAGATAAATCAGGCAGTTCTACTGCATTGAACCTGAACAATGCATGAACCCTCAGACATCTTGAGCAGCTGTATGTGTCCCTGCTTCAGTATTAGTCTGGAATAGTTTAATTCAGGAagtcacagaattgtttcaGATGGGAaaccttaaaggccatctggtccaagtcccctgcaatgatcagggacacccacagttccatcaggtgctcagagccccatccagcctgatcttgagtgtctccagggacggggcatccaaACCAACTCCTGACTTTGTGTTAAGGAGAAACACGGCATGCATGGATATGTGTTAAAGTGTGAAAATATCTTACTTCTATTTTAATCAATATCATTACTTTCCGATATCTTCCTGGTTCTGTTACTGAATGACCCATCCTTTTTCCATTCATCAGGCtgattgtatttgtttttgtttaagagAAGCCTCAACAAATACAGTTTCTTTCAGTACTGCAGCTGATTCAGAATGTGTTAAATACATGCAAGCTACAATGTTAGGGCTTTTGAGCTTAGCATGATCTTCTCATGGCCTTCAAAAAGCATGTACCCACGTACATAAAGAATAGACTTGTGTAGTCTTCCCAACAGAATTTTCATAAAACTAGTAATGCTTTGTTTATTCCTCTTTCTGCTGAAGGGCACACCATTGGGGAATCAGGGGCCACTCCGTCTGAACACCACGGAACCAAGATGAATAATTCAACATCAAAGTGCTGACAGTAATTTTAAAACcacttttaaaaattctctgGTTTTTGTGTCAAATCGATGCCTTTTTAGAGCAGAGGCATTCACACTGCGTGAACTTTAGGAAAGAACATTTGATGGCGAATTTTTGATTGTATCATTTCTAAGCTCCATTTCTAATCTGTCTGGCACAGAAGTTCAAGTTAAGCATTACACTAAGTTAGAGATTTACCAAACCCAAAGAGTTATGCTTAATTCGTTAGTGCAAATGGTATACAAAGTGTATTCTAACAATCAAGTTTCTTCTGTTCAAATCtcagactaaaaaaaaaagatgcaagcaAGCAAAGTCACATGTTAGAAAGACGCAAAGAAGATGGCCATGAAGAGGATGGAGGCTGGAGTCCAGAAGCAGGGTTACCTGGTGCTGGGTGTCTCAGCTCCCACTCACGGGTTGGGACAGAGCATGGTGTCACTGCCAGCAGACTGCAGAGCCACAGAGTGATGGCGTGCTTGTTGTGCTTTGTACTCCCTGCATCACCAGCCTGACTTGTAAATTAAACAGCAGAATAAAGCACAGGTTCCAGCTGCTCTTCCCCTGACTGTCCTCTGCCAGTGCCTTTCTCAAGACAGTTTTTTAACAGAACACAATGGGAATAATTGACAGGAAAGCTCTGCTGCCTTTGGTGAACGGTTTTCCTAAAGAAGTGTTTGCAAGAGGGAGCAAAACCTTTCCACAGTTCTTTCAGTTTATTATTCATACAGCTATTAATTATTAACTCAGACATATGAGTATAAACAATTGCAACACATCCAAGACAAACTTTGCATAACCTGTTATTTCCCTGTGATTACGAAGCAACAAATCTGAAACATACCTTCCAGGAAGAGAACATTGGTGACAAGGAAATAATTGTGCTGTGGGAGAAACTGCCTTAGACATGAATAAACAAGCTATTAAGCATTCTCCAGCTATTTACCACCCCCTGCTTAGGacagcacaaaagcagcaacTCACTCTTTCTCCTGGTGCCGGTGGAGCATCCgttcctgcactgcagcccttCTGGAGGTGGCgatgtgtggcactgaggtTAATCTGCAGGGCAGGCGGGATGCGGCTCTCCCACTCACTGCTCTCATGTTGCATGGGGCTGGCAGCCCATAGCATTCCCCTGACAAGCAGGAGAGAGCTCCAAGGTCTGCCCATTTCACTATTACCACAGCAGGTCCCTACCTGACTTTGCCACCTCCGCTCCTATGCTGCTCCCACACCAAGGGGATTGGCCACAAGGGACGTGCCCTCCCCTGCCTGCTTTCCTGAGGCTGCTTTTATAGgtttagaacagaaaaatgtctgTCCTCCAGAGCCCCAGGTCCTGCTTCAGAGGCTGTTTGCCCAGTGTGCAGGAGTAAATGGGTGTTACTGATCACAAAGAAATGCATCAAGAGGATCCTAAAAGGGTATGAGAAAACATACTCTGACAAGACTCCAGGGAGATCTCATCACAACCTTAAAATACTTGAAGAAGAAGGAGGGGACTGACTTTTTTCGTGGTCTGATAGTAACggaacaagggggaatggcttcaaactaaaaaaggggagatttatgtaagatatgaggaagaaatccttttctcagagggcggtgaggcgctggcacagctgcctagagaagctgtgatgctccatccctggaggtgctcaaggccaggttggatggagccctgggcagcctgagctgggggggggggcagccctgcccacagcaggggttggggcaGTGTGGGttttgaggacccttccaaaccaaaccattctgtgattctgttgttctatgattcttcttcTCTTATTGCTAAGTCATGTCCCCAAAAAACAGATTCTGCAACATGCTTGGCACTCCCATTCATACCATTTTGGCTCTCACAGTACTGCAGGGCTGGACACTAAACCTGTATTTGTTTCAGAGCCAGGCTGAGAGATAGGTATCAGCCTTGCCTGGGTTCAGCTCTCTTTTACACACTCACAAGTGAGCCAAATGCCTTTTGTCCAGAAATGTTCCTACTCATTTCCAGAATCTCTCGATACGTCATCACGGGTGATGGTAATGTGTTCCCAGCTGTGTACAAAGTGGACTGGTACAGGAGCACTTACATAAGATAGCTGATAACTTTTGCCATTTGTCTTTGAAGGAAGGTAAATACACCTGTTAGCTCTTCTGCATATGCTTGTACATACATACACCTTCCTGAGCCAAAGGACTCCTCTGAGTTTCACCATTCCTCCAGGGAGAACGTGAATGCCTGACACTGGGGTGTTCTTTCCCATAACCCTGGGCATTATTTTCCAATGAATGTGAAGGGAATTCCTATAATGTATCAAGAAAGTCTCCAGCCTCAGgttgataaaaataaacagcaattcTGTAAAAGGCTCAGTAACACACTGGGTTATAGACGAGAGCATGCATCCTTCACTATGGGATAGCATAGCATTCCATATGATGACATAGAGTAACAACAAACAGGTGCATTACATGTATACATTACAGCAGTGTTAAAACCATAAGAAAACGCAAACCGAACATGATTCACAATGATAAATCAATGCTTGCTCCTAAGTTAACCCCTACGGTTGGTGCAGCATCACCTTCAAAGTGAATGGGGTATTTTGTCCTGTTGCCAGCAGATAAACATTTCTAAACAAACAAGCACCCAGACTTCCATGCTTGGCAGCAATCAGTGTTCATCTGAACCCACCAGACAAGAACCGTGTGCCCATAAGTAGTGGTGACTTTCAACAGTCTGCAGAGGGGTGTGCTGTTGAGTAGGGCGGTTGTTTTTCATGGTTATTTATCATGGAGATGGTTGTCCACTGACTGCTGAAACGAAAACCTCTGGCTGATGGCACCATTCAGGTACTTGGTGACTGTGCCTGATATACAGTCCTCTCCCATCCTGTCCTGTCCTCTCTGCACACGGCCAAGCAGCACTGTAGTGCAGTGGAAAGAGAAGGGACAAACGGCAGGTTTCCTTCTGGATTTCAGCCTGTAGCTGGCCTGACTTAGATGGATAACAAGTTACAGTGACTAAAGATGCACTGGTATGAGATCATCTGCACTTTCAACATTGCAGTGGAATGGAGTGtctccagagaaaggcaatgaagGTGTGAAgaatctggagcacaagtctaatggggagcggctgagagaactggagttgttcagactggagaagaggaggctcaggagagacgTCATCGCTCTCTACAGCCACCTGACTGGAGGCTGTGGCGAGGTGGGGATCGGCTTCTTCTCACGGATACCAGCCATAGGAGAGGTGACGCCCCCCAGTTGCCCAGGGGAGGTTCGGgttatggcagcagagggcGCTCTCGGCCCGGCGCTGCGGGCCCGCTCCGAGCCGCGAGCAGAgctgcggggcggggggaggacGCTGTGACCGGGCTGTGCCTCAGAGCCCGGAATCGCCCTCCGGAGATCCTGGTTCGAGGAGGATTCTGCGCCGACCTGAATGTAAAGGCGGGATTTCTGCTAGAGGGGCGATGGAAGGACCTTATACCTTGTTGAGGAGTGCAAAGCAGCAGGTGCTTAAGGCTCAGTGGTTCCAGTGGCTGGGGCAAGAGGGAGGCATTCCGGTGCAATTTTGACCATGTGGCCACCTGTACAAACTTCCAGGTTTTGAGGCtttgtttatcttttctttctgaattttccttAAGTGCTGCGAGTTCACCTCTGAAGTAACCAACCTCATTCCTGACAGTCTTTTCTGTACATTGCTGTTCTGAAATGGAACACTGCAAATGGCTGTGCCTTTTACTGAAGAGCGGTCCATAACCATCTTTACCTGTAGATGCAGCACAGTTGACTCGAGCATGATGTAGGGTTTATGTAGTGCATTATTCCCTTTGTGTCGCACTTTCCTCGGTTCACTCAAGGTAAGAGTGGCATTTAGATAGTGTGTATGCAGAAAAAGTTTACTGCGAGAGTGGcagagctggaacaggctgctcgGAGATATGTCtgtctctggagatattcaagacccacctggatgctttcctgtgcaacctgctgtggGGAACTGCTTTAGTGGGGATTGGACTCGAtggtctccagaggtcctttccaagccCTGTGATTCCATGGTTTAATTCTTGCTGAAGATGCAGCCTGTTTCCTACTTCAATTATTCCTAGTTGGAACCCCCTGCCTAACTGATTTTCCCATGTTCA encodes:
- the C1H21orf62 gene encoding uncharacterized protein C21orf62 homolog isoform X1, coding for MKLTAFSTFCFWLALFLAGFLSICITDSFMGSQKNHTLIFTKESNIRNCSCLADIRDCDYSLANLLCNCRTVLPSTMEKTDYSSDLTIWFTDTSVLEMLLNFTMVWDLKLSFCGTTPLPTEYLTIWGLRKLRVKNKVKGQFPEQSVTIYSSSKNEKEDLLTMHNKDRQMLVYISFLDTSLFNGYSLLKSYSVENVSSITEHFHNLLYSNVFSNSDNKSYVVTFIY
- the C1H21orf62 gene encoding uncharacterized protein C21orf62 homolog isoform X2, producing MGRPWSSLLLVRGMLWAASPMQHESSEWESRIPPALQINLSATHRHLQKGCSAGTDAPPAPGERACGILSEVVGSELHTTGKDKR